In a single window of the Platichthys flesus chromosome 5, fPlaFle2.1, whole genome shotgun sequence genome:
- the evi5l gene encoding EVI5-like protein translates to MSLPSGSPEREGPVGALPQLECPSSPPGMDPDPLSTGSPVLSPDSSSHDAALSAPAASPADSENLSPDELELLAKLEEQNRLLEADSKSMRSMSGSRRNSGSSLVSSSSASSNLSHLEEDTWILWGRIVNEWEEWRRKKDKLLKELIRKGIPHHFRAIVWQLLGNATDMPVKNQYSELLKMSSPCEKLIRRDIARTYPEHEFFKGQDSLGQEVLFNVMKAYSLVDREVGYCQGSAFIVGLLLMQMPEEEAFCVFVRLMQEYRLRELFKPTMAELGLCIYQFEYLLQEQLPELNVHFRSQSFHTSMYASSWFLTLFLTFLPLPVATRIFDIFMYEGLEIIFRVGLAILQYNQTDLIQLDMEGMSQHFQKVIPHQFDSCTDKLILRAYQVKYNPKRMKKLEKEYTTIKNKEMEEQIEIKRLRTENRLLKQRIETLEKESAALADRLIQGQVTRAQEAEENYVIKRELAVVRQQCNTANESLEKAQDTIRELQQQKYTEQFVSSLQTQLEQSRLREAELLGAMKEMQDKVLDLEKRSSCLPDENNVAALQEEVKQLKLRELETLRSFKEMQDNVTELNQRWQHHMSRGSSTGGGGGHWKESPKKNAMNELQDKLMTVRLREAQAQAELREVKLKSLQQESQNQIHSKLIGRNEQERSALQDRLQMLANQNKALQAQLNEMKRKQAEFDCKSKEEVMAVRLREADSMAAMAELRQKISELEIQKEEGLIQGQLNHSDSRQYITQLRDQISELKNEIRQLRGQRLAPGSGISSGGLGTNYQDLCLASPASAEGDYLSSDDDLLPSPLPPNALYPTLSGPCHPSDRLDSEGSTDSEAEERMRTHPDPQQLYGSMVCAEGLDN, encoded by the exons ATGTCCTTACCTAGTGGCAGCCCAGAACGAGAAGGCCCAGTTGGGGCTCTCCCTCAGCTAGAGTGCCCTTCTTCCCCTCCCGGCATGGACCCAGACCCTTTATCCACAGGCAGCCCTGTGCTCAGCCCAGACTCCTCTTCCCACGATGCAGCACTGTCAGCGCCAGCAGCCTCTCCGGCAGACTCGGAGAACCTGAGTCCTGATGAACTGGAGCTGCTGGCCAAACTGGAGGAACAGAACAG GTTACTGGAGGCTGATTCCAAGTCCATGCGGTCGATGAGCGGCTCCAGGCGCAACAGTGGCTCCTCCCTGGTTTCcagctcctcagcctcctccaaCCTGTCGCACCTGGAGGAGGATACCTGGATCCTGTGGGGTCGCATTGTCAACGAGTGGGAGGAGTGGAGACGCAAGAAGGACAAACTACTGAAG GAGTTAATCAGGAAGGGCATCCCTCATCATTTCCGGGCCATAGTCTGGCAGCTGCTAGGCAACGCCACTGACATGCCGGTGAAGAAccagtactctgaactgctaaAGATGTCCTCCCCCTGCGAGAAGCTCATCCGTAGGGACATTGCCCGCACCTACCCCGAGCATGAGTTCTTCAAAGGCCAGGACAGCCTGGGGCAGGAAGTCCTCTTCAATGTCATGAAG gcATATTCTCTGGTGGATCGAGAGGTGGGCTACTGCCAAGGCAGTGCATTCATCGTAGGCTTGCTCCTAATGCAG ATGCCTGAGGAGGAGgccttttgtgtctttgtgcgtctGATGCAAGAGTACCGTCTGAGGGAACTGTTCAAGCCCACTATGGCGGAGCTCGGCCTCTGCATCTACCAGTTTGAATATCTGCTGCAG GAGCAACTTCCAGAGCTGAACGTCCATTTCCGGTCCCAGAGTTTCCACACATCTATGTACGCATCATCCTGGTTCCTCACCCTTttcctcaccttcctccctctgcctgtcGCCACTCGCATCTTTGATATTTTCATGTATGAG GGTCTAGAGATTATCTTCCGTGTGGGCCTGGCCATCCTGCAGTACAACCAGACTGACCTCATTCAGCTGGACATGGAGGGCATGTCACAG CATTTCCAGAAGGTGATCCCCCACCAGTTTGACAGCTGCACCGACAAACTGATCCTCAGGGCCTACCAGGTCAAATATAACCCCAAGAGGATGAAGAA ACTAGAGAAAGAATACACAACAATCAAGAacaaagagatggaggagcagaTTGAGATCAAG AGATTACGCACAGAAAACCGGCTGCTGAAGCAGAGGATTGAGACACTGGAGAAG GAGAGCGCTGCTCTGGCAGACAGACTGATTCAG GGTCAGGTGACGAGggcacaggaagcagaggagaacTACGTGATCAAGCGTGAGCTGGCAGTGGTGAGGCAGCAGTGCAACACGGCCAACGAGAGCCTGGAGAAAGCGCAGGACACCATCAGAGAGCTTCAGCAACAGAAG TACACAGAGCAGTTTGTGAGCAGCTTGCAGACCCAGCTGGAGCAGTCCAGACTACGAGAGGCCGAACTGCTCGGAGCGATGAAGGAGATGCAAGACAAGGTGCTTGACCTGGAGAAG AGGAGCAGTTGCCTGCCTGATGAGAACAACGTggcagctctgcaggaggaggtgaagcagctgaagttgagggagctggagacgctgcgcTCCTTCAAAGAGATGCAGGACAACGTCACTGAGCTGAACCAGCGCTGGcag CATCACATGTCCCGTGGCAGTAGCACAGGTGGCGGTGGTGGCCACTGGAAGGAATCCCCAAAGAAGAACGCCATGAACGAACTGCAGGACAAACTGATGACGGTCAGACTGAGGGAGGCGCAGGCCCAGGCTGAGCTCCGAGAGGTCAAACTAAAATCCCTGCAGCAGGAGAGCCAG AACCAAATCCACAGCAAGCTGATTGGTCGCAATGAGCAGGAACGCTCCGCACTGCAGGACCGGCTCCAGATGCTAGCCAATCAGAACAAAGCTCTCCAGGCCCAACTCAACGAGATGAAAAGGAAGCAGGCCGAGTTCGACTGCAAG AGTAAAGAGGAGGTGATGGCGGTGCGACTGAGGGAAGCAGACAGTATGGCTGCCATGGCTGAACTCCGGCAGAAAATCTCTGAGCTTGAgatacag AAGGAGGAAGGGCTGATCCAGGGCCAGCTGAACCACTCCGACTCCAGACAGTACATCACCCAGCTCCGGGACCAGATTTCTGAGCTCAAGAACGag ATCAGACAACTGCGAGGGCAAAGGTTGGCTCCCGGCTCTGGCATCAGTAGCGGAGGCCTAGGCACCAACTACCAGGATCTTTGCCTGGCCAGCCCCGCCTCTGCCGAGGGGGACTACCTGAGCTCAGACGACGACCTCCTCCCCAGCCCGCTGCCTCCCAACGCTCTCTACCCCACCCTGTCCGGTCCGTGTCACCCATCGGACCGCCTCGACAGCGAGGGCAGCACGGACAGCGAGGCGGAGGAGCGTATGCGGACACACCCGGACCCACAGCAGCTGTACGGCAGCATGGTGTGCGCAGAGGGGCTGGATAATTGA